Sequence from the Armatimonadota bacterium genome:
ACGACGCCAACGTGCTGGCGCTGGGGGCGCGCATCGTCGGCCCGGAGGTGGCCACCGACGTGGTGCGCACCTGGCTGGAGACGCCCTACGAGGGCGGCCGCCACGTCCGCCGCCTGGAGAAGCTGCACGCGGCCGAGCGGGAGGGGGGCTGACTCGTGCGCAAGGTCCACGTCTTCGACCACCCGCTGATCCTGCACAAGGTGACGATCCTGCGGGACCGGCGGACGGGCCACAAGGAGTTCCGCGAGCTGGTGGAGGAGCTGGCCATGCTCATGGCCTACGAGGCCACGCGCACCCACCCGGTCCGCCAGCTCGAGGTGGAGACGCCGCTGGCCGTGGCCAAGGGCTACACCATCGCCGGCCAGGAGCTGGCGCTGGTGCCGATCCTGCGGGCGGGCCTGGCCATGGAGGCGGGGATCAGCCGGCTCATCCCCACGGCGCACGTCGGGCACGTCGGCATCTTCCGCGACCCGGCCACCCTCCAGCCGCACCGCTACTACGCCAAGCTGCCCCAGGACATCGCCGAGCGCACCGCGCTCGTCCTCGACCCGATGCTGGCCACCGGCGGCTCCACGGTGGCCTGCGTGGACATCCTCAAGGCGGCGGGGTGCCGGTCCATCCAGGTCATGGCCATCATCTCGGCGCCCGAGGGGATCCGGCGGGTCCACGACGCCCACCCCGACGTGGAGATCTTCACCGCCGCCGTGGACGACTACCTGAACGACCACGGCTACATCGTGCCGGGGCTCGGCGACGCCGGCGACCGGCTCTACGGGACGAGGTAGCGTCCCGTGGCGGCGCCGCCGTCGCCCCGGCCCAGCTGGGACGCCTACTTCATGCGCATGGCGCACCTGGCCGCCACGCGCTCCACCTGCCTGCGGCGCCGCGTGGGCGCGGTCATCGTGAAGGACAACATGGTCCTCTCCACGGGCTACAACGATACCCCGCGGGGGCTGCCCAACTGCGGCGAGGGCGGGTGTGCGCGGTGCGCCGGGGACGCGCCGTCCGGCAGCGCCCACGACACCTGCCTCTGCCTACACGCCGAGATGAACAGCGTGATCCAGGCCGCCTACCACGGCATCGCCATCGCCGGGGCGACGGTCTACTCCACCACCCTGCCCTGCCTCACCTGCGCCAAGATCCTGCTCAACGCGGGGATCGCGCGGATCGTCTTCGAGGGGCACTACCCGGACCCGCTGGCCCTGGAGGTCCTCACCCGCGCCCGCGTCGACCTGGTGCGCTACGCCGGGGAGGAGGTCACGCCGCTGGGCTGACGCGCCCCATGGGCACGCCCGGGGCGGGGGTGCACGTCCGCCCGGGCCTCCCTACAGGATCCAGCGCAGCAGGTAGGTCACCAGCGCGCCGATGAGCGCGCAGGCCGGGAAGGTCAGGACCCAGGCGGTGACGATCTCCGCCCCCACCCCCCACCGCACCGCCGAGAGCCGGCGGGTGGCCCCCACGCCCATGATCGCCGTGTTGATGGTGTGGGTGGTGCTGACGGGGATCCCCACGTGGGCGGCCAGGGTGATCAGCGTCGCCGCGGCGGTCTCGGCCGCGAACCCCTGGTAGGGCTCCAGCTTCGTCAGCCGCAGCCCCATGGTGTGGACGATCCGCCACCCGCCCACCGCGGTGCCCAGCCCCATGGTGACGGCGATGACGGCGATCACCCATAGCGGGATGTGGAACTCCGGCAGCACCCCGCCCAGCACCAGGGCCAGGGTGAAGACCCCCATGAACTTCTGCCCGTCGCCGGTGCCGTGGCTGAAGGCCATGAAGGCGGCGGAGAGGATCTGGAGACGGCCGAAGAGGCGGCGCACCGTGCCGAGCGGCACCCGCCGGAACCCCCAGGCGATGGCCAGCATGAGGAGGAAGCCGCCGGCGAAGCCCAGGAAGGTGGAGATGCCCAGGCCCTGCACCGTCTTCACCCACCCGCTGGCCTCCAGCGCCGCCGTGCCGCCGGTGGCGAACCCGGCCCCGGTGAGCGCCGCCACCAGCGCGTGGCTCTCGCTGGTGGGCAGGCCGCGCAGCCAGGCCAGCGTGCTCCACAGCACGATGGCCACCATGGCCGCGGCCACGGTGACCGTGTCCACGACGCGGGCGTCCACGAACCCCCGGCCGATGGTGATGGCCACGGCGGTCCCGCTGAGCGCCCCGACGAAGTTGAGCACGGCGGCCATGATCACCGCGACCCCGGGGGAGAGGACGCGGGTGGAGACCACGGTGGCGATGGCGTTGGGCGCATCGGTCCACCCGTTCACGAACTCCGCGGCCAGCACCAGCAGCAGGACGGGGATGAGGCCGAGCGGCAGGTGGAGCTCCACGGGCGGACGGCCCGCGCTACGTCCGCTTGGCCCGGATACCCGCCAGCACGTCGGCCACGTCCTCGGCCTGGTCGGTGGCGCGCTCGAGGGTCTCGTAGATGTCCTTCCACTTGATGACCTCGAGGGGCTGGCCGTTCTCGGCGAAGAGGCGGGCGATGGCCTCGCGGTAGACGTGGTCGGCCAGGTTCTCCAGGCGGTGGATCTCCTCGAGCTGCCCCTCGACGCGGTCGAGCCGGCGCAGGTTCCGCACGGCCTCGACCATGGCCTCGGCCATGTGCACGATGATGTGCGCCAGCTCCACCGCCGCCGGTGTGGGCTGGGTCACGCGGTAGTCCACCAGGCGGGCGGCCACCGCCTCGATCCAGTCGATGACGTTGTCCAGCTGGCGGGCCAGCGCGTGGATGTCCTCGCGGTCCAGCGGGGTGATGAAGGTGCGGTTGAGGCGATCCGTGATCTGGTGGATGATCTCGTCGCCCCGCTCCTCCGTCGCCTTGATGGCCGCCGCCTGTTCGGGGACCCGCTCGTAGCGCTCCAGCATGGCCTTGAGCAGGCGCGCCGCCTGCAGGATGTTCTCAGCGGCCTGCGCGAACAGGGCGAAGAAGACCTCCTCGCGCGGCAAGAGTCCGACCATGGCGCCCTCCTTCCGGACCTCTCCCCAAGGTTCCACAGGGTTGAGAGCCTTCCTCTCGCCCACTATGCTCAACGCCATGAAGACCGTCCTGTTCGTCTGAGTGGGCAACACGGCCCGCTCCCAGATGGCGGAGGCGCTCTTCAACGCCGATCCGCCGCCGGGGTGGCGGGCGCGCTCCGCGGGCACGGAGCCGAAACCTGCCCTGCGGCCCGAGGCCGTCGCCGTCATGCGGGAGGTGGGGGTGGACATCTCCGCGCAGCGTCCCAAGGCGCTGAGCGAGGCGCTGGGTCCCGACGTGGCGCTGGTCGTGGGCCTCTGTGTGGAAGAGGCCTGCCCGGTGGTTCCGGGGGCGCGGTCCCTGCACTGGCCCCTGCCCGACCCGCGGCCGGGGGACCTGGACCACATGCGCGAGCTGCGGGACGAGTTGCGTCGGCGCATCGCCGCCCTGCGCGCGGCCCTGGAGGATCGGGTATAATGACGCGCGGCCGGCCCACGGGCCGGCGTCATCGTCCGGCGGCGAGGTGGAGGGACGGTCATGGAACGCGTCGGCCTGCAGGCGCAGGTGCGGGACGGGGTCGGCAAGACGGCGGCGCGCCGCGTGCGGCGGCGGGGGTGGGTGCCGGGCGTGCTCTACGGGCGCGGGGTGGAGGCCACGCCCGTGGCCGTGGAGGCGCGGGCGCTGCGCGACGCGCTGCACGGGCATGGGATGAACGTCCTGATCGACCTGGCCCTGCGCCGCAACGGCAGCGAGGAGACGCGGGTCGTGGTCGTCAAGGACCTGCAGCGCGACACCTTCACCCACGCGATCATCCATGTGGACTTCCAGGCCATCTCCCTGGAGGAGACGCTGGAGGCCCACGTGCCGCTGGTCCTGGTGGGCACGCCGCGCGGCGTGGTGGAGGGCGGCGTGCTGGAGCAGCACCTGCGCGAGGTCCTGGTGGAGGCGCTGCCCACCGCGGTCCCCGAGCAGCTCACCGTGGACGTCAGCGAGCTGGCGGTCGGGCAGGTGCTGCACGCCGGGGACCTGACGATGCCGGAGGGGGTCACCCTCCGCACCCCCGCGGACGAGGTCGTGGCCACCGTGCTGCCGCCGCGGGTGGAGGAGGCGCCTCCCGCTGCGGCGCCGGCCGAGGCCCCGGCGGCTCCGGCCGCCCCGGGCCCGGCCAGGGAGGAGGGCCAGGGGAGCTGACCGGCCCGGGCCGTGAAGCTCGTGCTCGGGCTGGGGAACCCGGGGCGGCGCTACCAGGGCACGCGGCACAACGTGGGGGCGGCCGTGGTGGAGCGCCTGGCCCGGCGCCACGGGGTCGCCCTGCGCGAAGAGGGGTGGGCGCACACCGCGGCGATCCGCGTGCAGGGGCAGCGGGCGCTGCTGGCCCGGCCCGACACCTTTGTGAACCTGAGCGGGACCGTTGCCGCCGACCTGTGCCGCCGCCACCACGTGGCGCCGGCCGACCTGCTGGTGGTGGTGGACGACCTCGACCTGCCGCTGGGGCAGCTGCGGCTGCGGCCGCACGGCGGGCACGGCGGGCACAACGGATTGCGCTCGATCATCGAGGCGCTCGCCAGCGAGGGCTTCCCCCGGCTGCGCATCGGCATCGGGCGGCCGCCCGCCGGAGTCGATCCCGCTGACTACGTCCTGGAGCGGTTCAGCGCGGAGGAGCGACCGGTGGTGGAGGAGACGCTGGAGCGGGCGGCCGACGCCGCCGAGCGGTTCGTCGCGGCGGGCATCGAGGCGGCCATGAACGCCTTCAACGTGAGGAGGACGGTGCCGTGACCACGCGGTCCACCGAGGCGGCGCGCCGGCGCGTCCCGCCCGGGCAGTACGTGACGGAGAAGTGGCCGGTCCTGCACTACGGCAGCGTCCCCCGCTTCGATGCGGCCACCTGGCGCTTCCGCGTCTACGGCCTGGTCGCCGAGCCGCTGGAGTTCACCTACGAGGCCTTCCGCGCCCTCCCCCGCACCACGCTCACCTGCGACGTCCACTGTGTGACGGCCTGGAGCAAGCTCGACATGGTCTTCGAGGGGGTCCCGGCCCGCGTGGTGCTGGAGCGGGCCCGGCCGCTGGCGGAGGCCCGCTTCGTCATGGTGCACGCCGAGCAGGGCTACGAGACCAACCTGCCGCTGGAGGTCCTGCTGGGTGACGACGCCCTCTTCGCCTGGCGCGCCAACGGGGCCGACCTGACGCCGGAGCACGGGTGGCCGCTGCGGCTGGTCGTCCCCCGCCTCTACTTCTGGAAGAGCGCGAAGTGGGTGCGCGCCCTCGAGGTCCTGGCCACCGACCGCAGGGGCTTCTGGGAGCGTAACGGCTACCACAACCGCGCCGACCCCTGGCGGGAGGAGCGGTACGCCTCGCCCTGGGAGTGAGGGCCGGGCGTTCCTCCACGACCGGCGTCGTGGCCGACGACGGCGTCCTCGTCCCGGCCGAGGCCGCCCCCCGCACCGTCGACCGGCTGCCGGGCCGCACGCTCGCCCCGCTGCGCCACCGCAACTACCGGCTGCTCTGGACCGGGCTGGTCGTCTCCAACACCGGGACGTGGATGCAGTTCACCGCCATCGGCTACCTGGTGGACCAGCTCACCCTCTCGCCGATCTACCTGGGCTACCTGGGGCTGGCCCAGGGGATCCCCCGCGTCCTCTTCGCCTTCGTGGGCGGCGTCGTGGCCGACCGGGGCGACCGGCGGCGGGTGCTGCTCCTGACCAACCTGGTGGCGATGGCCTCGGCGACGCTGCTGGCGGTCCTCACCTACCTCGACCTCATCCGCGTCTGGCACCTGCTGGTCATCGGGGCGTTCAACTCCTTCGTCCACGCCTTCGACATGCCGGCGCGCCAGTCCATGACCCCGGCGCTCGTCGGCGAGGCGGACCTCCTCCAGGCGGTCAGCCTGAACTCCGTGGCCTTCAACGGCGCCGGCATCTTCGGGCCCGCGCTGGGCGGGCTGGTCATCAGCCTGGTGGGCACCCACGGCGCCTTCGCCCTCAACGCCGCCTCCTACCTGGCCGTGCTGTGGGCGCTGCTGGCCATGCGGGTGCCGCCCGCCGCGGACGCCACGCGCGTCCCCATCGGGGAGGACATCCGGGAGGGGCTGGCGCTGCTGTGGCGGCAGCGGACGGTGCTCACCGTGCTGGCGCTCGTCGCCGTGGTGAGCTTCTTTGGCCGCCCCTATATCCGGCTCATGCCCACGGTGGCGCGCGAGGTGCAGCAGGTGGGGCCGCGCGGGCTGGGGATCCTGCAGGCCGCGCCGGGGCTGGGCACGGTGCTGGCCGCCGTCCTCATCGGGTGGAGCGTGGGCCGCCTGCCGGCGGGGAGCCTGATGCTGGGCGCGGCCGGGGCGATGGGCCTGCTGGTGGCGCTCTTCGGCCTCTCCCACTCGTTCCCCCTCTCCGTCGCCCTGCTGGTGGGGGTGGGGGTGAGCCAGTCGGCGGCGCTGGCCACGGCCAACACGCTGATCCAGCGCACGGTGCCGCCCGGCGCGCGCGGGCGGGCCATGGGGATCTTCAGCATGGTGGCCTTCGGCATGATGGCTTTCGGGACGCTGCCGGCCGGGGCGGTAGCGGAGGCGATTACGCTGCCCTGGACCTTTGCGCTGTGGGGGCTGGTCATCGTCGTCGTGGTGCTGCTCATGGCCCTGCTGGCCCCCGCGGTGCGCGCCCTGTAGCGCGGAGGTGGAGCATGGCGGCTGAGTGCATCTTCTGCCGGATCATCCGCGGGGAGCTGCCGGCGGCGCTGGTCTACCAGGACGACGCCGTCGTGGCCTTCATGGACATCGCCCCGGTGAACCCCGGCCACCTGCTGGTCGTCCCCCGCACCCACGCGGCCGGGCTGGGAGACCTGCCGGAGGCCAGCGGCGGGGCCATGTTCGCGGCGGCCCAGCGGCTGGCCGGCGCGCTGCGCCGCTCCCGGCTGCGCTGCGAGGGGATCAACCTCTTCCTGGCGGACGGGGCGGTGGCCGGGCAGGAGGTCTTCCACGTCCACCTCCACGTCCTGCCCCGCTTCGCCGGCGATGCGGTGCGCTTCACCTGGCCGCGGACCCGCCCCACCCGCCAGGAGCTGGAGGAGGCCGCCGCGGCGGTCCGCGAGCGGCTCTAACCGTCCAGGCGCCCGAAGGCCAGCGTGGCGTTGATCCCCCCGAACCCGAAGGAGTTGCTCAGCACGTAGTCCACGCGCGCCGGGCGGCCGACGTGCGGGATGTAGTCGAGGTCGCAGGCGGGGTCGGGGACGTCCAGGTTGAGGGTGGGCGGCAGGTAGGCCTCCCGGATGGCCAGCGCGCACAGCGCCGCCTCGATGGCGCCAGTGGCGCCCAGCGCGTGGCCGTGCATCGGCTTGGTCCCGCTCACCGGCACCCGGTAGGCCCACGGACCCAGCGCCTGCTTGATCGCCGCCGTCTCCACCGGGTCGTTGAGCGGCGTGCCGGAGGCGTGCGCGTTCACGTAGCCCACCTGCTCGGGGACGATCCCGGCGTCGGCCATGGCCAGCCGCATCGCCCGCGCCGCCTGCGCCCCCGAGGGCAGCGGGGCGGTCATGTGGTAGGCGTCGTTGGTGGTCCCGTACCCCAGCACCTCGGCGTAGAGCGGGGCGTCGCGGCGCACGGCGTGGCCGTACTCCTCCAGCACCAGCAGCGCTGCACCCTCCGCCATGACGAACCCGTCCCGCCCGGCGTCGAAGGGGCGGCAGGCCGCGGCGGGCGCATCGTTGCGCGTGGACATGGCGCGCAGCAGGTCGAACGAACCGAAGATGAGCGGT
This genomic interval carries:
- a CDS encoding MFS transporter, whose protein sequence is MADDGVLVPAEAAPRTVDRLPGRTLAPLRHRNYRLLWTGLVVSNTGTWMQFTAIGYLVDQLTLSPIYLGYLGLAQGIPRVLFAFVGGVVADRGDRRRVLLLTNLVAMASATLLAVLTYLDLIRVWHLLVIGAFNSFVHAFDMPARQSMTPALVGEADLLQAVSLNSVAFNGAGIFGPALGGLVISLVGTHGAFALNAASYLAVLWALLAMRVPPAADATRVPIGEDIREGLALLWRQRTVLTVLALVAVVSFFGRPYIRLMPTVAREVQQVGPRGLGILQAAPGLGTVLAAVLIGWSVGRLPAGSLMLGAAGAMGLLVALFGLSHSFPLSVALLVGVGVSQSAALATANTLIQRTVPPGARGRAMGIFSMVAFGMMAFGTLPAGAVAEAITLPWTFALWGLVIVVVVLLMALLAPAVRAL
- a CDS encoding 50S ribosomal protein L25; translated protein: MERVGLQAQVRDGVGKTAARRVRRRGWVPGVLYGRGVEATPVAVEARALRDALHGHGMNVLIDLALRRNGSEETRVVVVKDLQRDTFTHAIIHVDFQAISLEETLEAHVPLVLVGTPRGVVEGGVLEQHLREVLVEALPTAVPEQLTVDVSELAVGQVLHAGDLTMPEGVTLRTPADEVVATVLPPRVEEAPPAAAPAEAPAAPAAPGPAREEGQGS
- a CDS encoding arsenate reductase ArsC; amino-acid sequence: MGNTARSQMAEALFNADPPPGWRARSAGTEPKPALRPEAVAVMREVGVDISAQRPKALSEALGPDVALVVGLCVEEACPVVPGARSLHWPLPDPRPGDLDHMRELRDELRRRIAALRAALEDRV
- the pth gene encoding aminoacyl-tRNA hydrolase, coding for MKLVLGLGNPGRRYQGTRHNVGAAVVERLARRHGVALREEGWAHTAAIRVQGQRALLARPDTFVNLSGTVAADLCRRHHVAPADLLVVVDDLDLPLGQLRLRPHGGHGGHNGLRSIIEALASEGFPRLRIGIGRPPAGVDPADYVLERFSAEERPVVEETLERAADAAERFVAAGIEAAMNAFNVRRTVP
- the fabF gene encoding beta-ketoacyl-ACP synthase II is translated as MTRRRVVITGIGAVTPVGHGREGLLAAMREGRSGIGPITRFDASGFASRIAGEVRDFDPLAWMDARRARRLDRFAQFAVAAARQAVEDANLRWEAVDRDRAGVFIGAALGGAAFAEEQHVAFLREGIRRVRPTLALAVFSGSASCNVAIEFGLTGPTSANSDSCTSAAIAIGEAFRAIRAGEADLILAGGVECPLTPLIFGSFDLLRAMSTRNDAPAAACRPFDAGRDGFVMAEGAALLVLEEYGHAVRRDAPLYAEVLGYGTTNDAYHMTAPLPSGAQAARAMRLAMADAGIVPEQVGYVNAHASGTPLNDPVETAAIKQALGPWAYRVPVSGTKPMHGHALGATGAIEAALCALAIREAYLPPTLNLDVPDPACDLDYIPHVGRPARVDYVLSNSFGFGGINATLAFGRLDG
- a CDS encoding sulfite oxidase-like oxidoreductase, translating into MTTRSTEAARRRVPPGQYVTEKWPVLHYGSVPRFDAATWRFRVYGLVAEPLEFTYEAFRALPRTTLTCDVHCVTAWSKLDMVFEGVPARVVLERARPLAEARFVMVHAEQGYETNLPLEVLLGDDALFAWRANGADLTPEHGWPLRLVVPRLYFWKSAKWVRALEVLATDRRGFWERNGYHNRADPWREERYASPWE
- a CDS encoding HIT family protein produces the protein MAAECIFCRIIRGELPAALVYQDDAVVAFMDIAPVNPGHLLVVPRTHAAGLGDLPEASGGAMFAAAQRLAGALRRSRLRCEGINLFLADGAVAGQEVFHVHLHVLPRFAGDAVRFTWPRTRPTRQELEEAAAAVRERL
- the upp gene encoding uracil phosphoribosyltransferase, with the protein product MRKVHVFDHPLILHKVTILRDRRTGHKEFRELVEELAMLMAYEATRTHPVRQLEVETPLAVAKGYTIAGQELALVPILRAGLAMEAGISRLIPTAHVGHVGIFRDPATLQPHRYYAKLPQDIAERTALVLDPMLATGGSTVACVDILKAAGCRSIQVMAIISAPEGIRRVHDAHPDVEIFTAAVDDYLNDHGYIVPGLGDAGDRLYGTR
- a CDS encoding inorganic phosphate transporter; this encodes MELHLPLGLIPVLLLVLAAEFVNGWTDAPNAIATVVSTRVLSPGVAVIMAAVLNFVGALSGTAVAITIGRGFVDARVVDTVTVAAAMVAIVLWSTLAWLRGLPTSESHALVAALTGAGFATGGTAALEASGWVKTVQGLGISTFLGFAGGFLLMLAIAWGFRRVPLGTVRRLFGRLQILSAAFMAFSHGTGDGQKFMGVFTLALVLGGVLPEFHIPLWVIAVIAVTMGLGTAVGGWRIVHTMGLRLTKLEPYQGFAAETAAATLITLAAHVGIPVSTTHTINTAIMGVGATRRLSAVRWGVGAEIVTAWVLTFPACALIGALVTYLLRWIL
- a CDS encoding DUF47 family protein, encoding MVGLLPREEVFFALFAQAAENILQAARLLKAMLERYERVPEQAAAIKATEERGDEIIHQITDRLNRTFITPLDREDIHALARQLDNVIDWIEAVAARLVDYRVTQPTPAAVELAHIIVHMAEAMVEAVRNLRRLDRVEGQLEEIHRLENLADHVYREAIARLFAENGQPLEVIKWKDIYETLERATDQAEDVADVLAGIRAKRT
- a CDS encoding dCMP deaminase family protein, whose product is MAAPPSPRPSWDAYFMRMAHLAATRSTCLRRRVGAVIVKDNMVLSTGYNDTPRGLPNCGEGGCARCAGDAPSGSAHDTCLCLHAEMNSVIQAAYHGIAIAGATVYSTTLPCLTCAKILLNAGIARIVFEGHYPDPLALEVLTRARVDLVRYAGEEVTPLG